In Bacillus toyonensis BCT-7112, a single window of DNA contains:
- a CDS encoding class I SAM-dependent methyltransferase, with the protein MLETKVVVGAEEYNNNPGWLHTNEEELNLLRRETWLDKFQPNSLSAILAEHVWEHLSYEEGIEAAKICYEFLTEGGYIRCAVPDAFFPDEEYQQGVQVGGPGPLDHPAASHKIVHNYKTITSMFESAGFQVRTLEYCDENGKFHYNDWNEKDGFIYRSKRFDHRNQDGTLEFASLIVDAVKL; encoded by the coding sequence ATGCTAGAAACGAAAGTGGTTGTTGGAGCAGAGGAGTATAATAATAACCCTGGTTGGTTACATACGAATGAAGAAGAATTAAATTTATTGCGAAGAGAAACTTGGCTTGATAAATTTCAACCTAATTCTTTATCAGCAATTTTAGCGGAACATGTATGGGAGCATTTATCGTACGAAGAAGGAATCGAAGCTGCAAAAATTTGTTATGAGTTTTTAACGGAGGGTGGATATATTCGTTGTGCAGTGCCAGATGCATTTTTCCCAGATGAAGAATATCAGCAAGGTGTACAAGTAGGTGGACCAGGGCCATTAGATCATCCAGCAGCAAGTCATAAAATCGTTCATAACTATAAAACAATCACGTCCATGTTTGAATCGGCAGGTTTTCAAGTTAGGACTTTAGAATACTGTGATGAGAATGGTAAGTTTCATTATAATGATTGGAATGAGAAAGATGGTTTTATTTATCGCTCGAAACGTTTTGATCATAGAAATCAAGATGGTACATTAGAATTTGCTTCGTTAATTGTGGATGCAGTGAAACTTTAA
- the ald gene encoding alanine dehydrogenase: MRIGVPAEIKNNENRVAMTPAGVVHLIRNNHEVFIQKGAGLGSGFTDAQYVEAGAKIVDTAEEAWNMEMVMKVKEPIESEYKHFSEGLILFTYLHLAPEPELTKALIEKKVVAIAYETVQLENRSLPLLAPMSEVAGRMAAQIGAQFLEKNKGGKGILLAGVPGVKRGKVTIIGGGQAGTNAAKIAVGLGADVTIIDLSAERLRQLDDIFGNQVKTLMSNPYNIAEAVKESDLVIGAVLIPGAKAPKLVTEEMIKSMEPGSVVVDIAIDQGGIFETTDRITTHDNPTYEKHGVVHYAVANMPGAVPRTSTLALTNVTVPYAVQIANKGYKAACLGNTALLKGINTLDGYVTFEAVAEAHGVEYKGAKELLEAETVSC, translated from the coding sequence ATGCGTATTGGGGTACCAGCAGAAATTAAAAACAACGAAAACCGTGTGGCAATGACACCAGCTGGTGTTGTACATTTAATTCGTAACAATCACGAAGTATTTATTCAAAAGGGTGCAGGTTTAGGATCTGGTTTCACAGATGCTCAGTATGTTGAAGCTGGAGCAAAAATTGTTGATACAGCTGAAGAAGCTTGGAACATGGAAATGGTTATGAAAGTTAAGGAACCAATTGAAAGCGAATACAAACACTTCAGTGAAGGTTTAATCTTATTCACATACTTACACTTAGCTCCAGAACCAGAATTAACAAAAGCTTTAATCGAGAAGAAAGTAGTAGCTATTGCGTACGAAACAGTACAATTAGAAAACCGTTCATTACCATTACTTGCACCTATGAGTGAAGTAGCTGGTCGTATGGCTGCACAAATTGGTGCACAGTTCCTTGAGAAAAACAAAGGCGGTAAAGGTATCTTACTTGCAGGTGTTCCAGGGGTTAAACGTGGTAAAGTAACAATTATCGGTGGTGGACAAGCTGGTACAAATGCTGCTAAAATTGCAGTTGGACTAGGTGCGGATGTAACAATCATCGACTTAAGTGCAGAACGTCTTCGTCAATTAGATGACATTTTCGGAAACCAAGTAAAAACTTTAATGTCTAATCCTTACAATATTGCAGAAGCTGTAAAAGAGTCTGATCTTGTAATTGGTGCAGTATTAATCCCAGGTGCAAAAGCGCCAAAACTTGTAACAGAAGAAATGATTAAGTCAATGGAACCGGGTTCTGTTGTTGTAGATATCGCGATTGACCAAGGTGGTATTTTCGAAACAACTGACCGTATTACAACTCATGATAACCCAACTTACGAAAAACACGGTGTTGTTCATTATGCAGTTGCAAACATGCCAGGTGCGGTTCCACGTACATCAACTCTTGCATTAACAAACGTAACAGTACCATATGCAGTACAAATTGCTAACAAAGGCTACAAAGCTGCTTGCCTAGGCAACACTGCATTATTAAAAGGTATTAACACATTAGATGGCTATGTAACATTTGAAGCTGTTGCAGAAGCTCACGGTGTAGAGTACAAAGGTGCTAAAGAATTATTAGAAGCAGAAACAGTATCTTGCTAA
- a CDS encoding DUF1641 domain-containing protein, with protein sequence MAKEITLIKKKVVTEEEKKQQLAEELFTELANNREAVEETMQLLAQLQKAGILDAAISLLAAKEDVSKIAVEQLNREPVKNALNNMMGAGEALSSVDPEVTKQITSSLVTGLQFATDELNSGKKTKVMDFFKVLKDPDINRAITFGFSFLKAFGQGLEKK encoded by the coding sequence GTGGCAAAAGAAATTACGTTAATTAAAAAGAAAGTTGTAACAGAAGAAGAGAAGAAACAGCAATTAGCAGAGGAACTGTTCACGGAGTTAGCGAATAACCGTGAAGCAGTCGAGGAAACGATGCAATTACTAGCGCAATTACAGAAAGCTGGTATTTTAGATGCGGCAATTAGTTTACTTGCTGCGAAAGAAGATGTTTCGAAAATTGCTGTTGAGCAATTAAATCGTGAACCAGTGAAAAATGCACTGAACAATATGATGGGGGCAGGAGAGGCTTTATCTTCAGTTGACCCAGAGGTAACAAAACAAATCACATCGAGTTTAGTTACTGGATTGCAATTTGCAACAGATGAATTAAATAGTGGTAAAAAAACAAAAGTGATGGATTTCTTTAAAGTATTAAAAGATCCAGATATCAATAGAGCAATTACATTCGGTTTTAGCTTTTTGAAAGCATTTGGGCAAGGATTAGAGAAAAAATAG
- a CDS encoding glycerophosphoryl diester phosphodiesterase membrane domain-containing protein, translated as MQHRKRLSIPGVMSHSFQTVKFAFWNVLTFQLAYKLLAAIVFVPLFGIIFNKLLYFGGYANATNDELLAFLKTPYGILAIVILSLLALFLIFTEFAVLIIISYFAHKRQKVKLRPILYKTVTYLPTLFTYCLPGFILYAVVLLPLLKMGYETALIPQIQIPNFITGELFKTTMGQVGYYTFFAVVAYLNLRWIFVLPIVVLEQKPFRTAARKSAALVKESFFKVLFFLVGFFISIGIVYILFFGIYLLCLWGVYEFTNPEGTFALLAESTISVFLTSTLYLFSFIVTPFYIMAITRLYLQKVPVEDVLLEEGLDYSKTKADKCFFQKHRWKFISVYIVGIITAGMVVAFIVTFISNSYKEPIIMAHRGYISKGVENTKEAVQGAIDAKADYAEIDVLQTKDGELAVIHDLKLKRLANANVHVSDLTMDELRQLTLSQDGFSGQISTLDEIIKLAKGKIKLNIEVKLHGGEKDFVNKVLKAIKDNEFEKQCVIQTLHYPLIKEFKRANSDIKVGYILYASRANLKNVKADFYVAEEYMLNKKLVKEARKLNKPIYVWTVNDMESLKAYYKLNVDGIITDYPEDARETIKELKEQEAEESDLFDKITETTDDLFSKLFISYPAAG; from the coding sequence ATGCAACACCGTAAAAGACTATCTATACCAGGAGTAATGAGCCATTCCTTTCAAACAGTAAAATTTGCTTTTTGGAATGTATTAACCTTTCAACTTGCTTATAAATTGTTAGCAGCGATTGTGTTTGTTCCACTGTTTGGGATCATTTTTAATAAATTATTGTATTTTGGTGGTTACGCAAATGCGACAAATGATGAATTATTAGCATTTTTGAAAACACCATACGGCATTTTGGCAATCGTAATTTTATCCTTGTTAGCACTGTTTCTTATCTTTACGGAATTTGCGGTGCTTATTATTATTTCGTATTTCGCTCATAAAAGACAAAAGGTGAAATTACGCCCGATTTTATATAAAACCGTAACGTACTTACCTACGCTTTTCACATATTGCTTACCAGGATTTATTTTATATGCTGTCGTATTATTACCTCTTTTAAAAATGGGATATGAAACGGCATTAATTCCGCAAATCCAAATTCCTAACTTTATTACAGGAGAACTGTTTAAAACGACGATGGGACAAGTAGGCTATTACACGTTCTTTGCCGTAGTTGCGTATTTGAACCTTCGCTGGATTTTCGTTCTACCTATTGTCGTTTTAGAACAAAAGCCGTTTCGCACAGCAGCGCGTAAAAGTGCAGCTTTAGTAAAAGAAAGCTTTTTTAAAGTACTATTCTTTTTAGTAGGATTTTTCATTTCAATAGGGATTGTTTATATTTTGTTTTTTGGAATATATTTATTGTGCCTATGGGGTGTGTATGAATTTACAAACCCGGAAGGAACATTTGCGTTATTAGCCGAATCAACGATTTCTGTATTCCTAACAAGTACATTGTATTTATTTAGCTTTATTGTGACACCATTTTATATTATGGCTATAACAAGATTGTACTTACAAAAGGTTCCGGTTGAAGATGTGTTATTAGAAGAAGGATTAGATTATTCGAAAACGAAAGCAGATAAATGTTTCTTTCAAAAACATCGCTGGAAATTTATTAGTGTATATATTGTAGGGATTATTACGGCCGGAATGGTCGTTGCCTTCATTGTAACGTTTATTTCAAATTCGTATAAAGAACCGATTATTATGGCGCACCGCGGATATATATCAAAAGGGGTAGAAAATACGAAAGAAGCTGTGCAAGGTGCTATTGATGCAAAAGCAGACTACGCTGAAATAGATGTATTACAAACGAAAGACGGTGAGCTAGCGGTTATACATGACTTGAAGTTAAAACGTCTTGCAAATGCCAATGTGCATGTGTCAGATTTAACGATGGATGAATTAAGACAGCTTACTCTTAGTCAAGATGGATTTTCAGGACAAATAAGTACACTTGATGAAATCATTAAGCTTGCAAAGGGGAAAATCAAACTCAATATTGAAGTGAAGCTTCATGGGGGCGAAAAAGACTTTGTAAATAAAGTATTAAAAGCGATTAAAGATAATGAATTTGAGAAGCAATGTGTAATTCAAACGTTACACTATCCACTCATTAAAGAGTTTAAGCGTGCAAATTCAGATATAAAAGTAGGATATATACTGTATGCAAGTAGAGCTAACTTAAAGAATGTAAAAGCTGACTTTTATGTAGCAGAAGAATACATGTTAAATAAGAAATTAGTAAAAGAAGCAAGGAAGTTAAATAAGCCAATTTACGTATGGACAGTAAATGATATGGAGAGTTTAAAGGCATATTATAAGTTAAACGTAGATGGTATCATTACCGATTATCCTGAAGATGCACGTGAAACAATTAAGGAGTTAAAAGAGCAAGAAGCGGAAGAAAGTGATCTGTTTGATAAAATTACTGAAACAACAGATGATTTGTTTTCAAAGTTATTTATAAGTTATCCAGCTGCTGGCTAA
- a CDS encoding amino acid permease: protein MANLFKKKSVTQLLGESKSKTLTKTLGAFDLTMLGIGAIIGTGVLVLTGLVAARDAGPAVIFSFMIAAIVCGFAALCYAEVASTLPVSGSVYTYSYATIGEFVAHLMGWTLLSVYVVTTAAVAGGWTGYFNNLVSGLGLEIPKALLTIPAQGGMVNLPAVIVTLVITWLLSRGTKESKRVNNIMVLIKIGIVVLFIAVGVFYVKPENWIPFAPYGLSGVFAGGAAVFFAFLGFDALATSAEEVKNPQRDLPIGIIASLVICTIIYVVVCLVMTGMVSYKELDVPEAMAYVLEVVGQDKVAGVIAIGAVIGIMAVIFAYIYATTRVFFAMSRDGLLPKSFAKINKKTEAPTFSVWLTGIGSALIAGFIDLKELSNLANIGALLTFAMVGVTVIILRKTHPKLQRGFMVPLVPILPIISIACCLFLMVNLPLTTWIYFGIWLAIGVVVYFVYSKKHSHLKDDGSSQDNLDQAN from the coding sequence GTGGCCAACCTATTTAAAAAGAAATCCGTTACGCAATTGTTAGGGGAAAGTAAAAGTAAAACTTTAACGAAAACGCTAGGGGCATTCGACCTAACAATGCTAGGAATTGGTGCGATAATTGGTACAGGAGTTCTAGTATTAACTGGATTAGTAGCAGCAAGAGATGCTGGTCCAGCAGTTATTTTTTCATTTATGATTGCAGCAATTGTTTGTGGATTTGCAGCTTTATGTTATGCGGAAGTTGCATCTACACTCCCTGTTTCAGGTAGTGTGTACACATATTCGTATGCAACAATTGGTGAGTTTGTTGCTCATTTAATGGGATGGACATTGTTATCCGTATATGTCGTAACGACTGCCGCAGTAGCTGGCGGATGGACGGGTTATTTCAATAATTTAGTGAGTGGATTGGGACTTGAAATCCCAAAAGCATTGCTAACGATTCCAGCGCAAGGTGGTATGGTAAACTTACCGGCAGTTATCGTTACGTTAGTGATAACTTGGTTATTATCACGAGGTACAAAAGAAAGTAAGCGTGTGAATAACATAATGGTATTAATTAAAATTGGTATTGTTGTTTTATTCATTGCAGTTGGTGTATTCTACGTGAAACCAGAAAACTGGATACCATTTGCACCTTACGGTTTAAGTGGAGTGTTCGCAGGGGGAGCAGCAGTATTCTTTGCTTTCTTAGGATTTGATGCATTAGCAACTTCTGCTGAAGAAGTAAAAAATCCGCAACGTGATCTACCAATTGGTATTATTGCCTCGTTAGTTATTTGTACAATCATTTATGTTGTAGTTTGTCTCGTTATGACAGGTATGGTTTCTTATAAGGAATTAGATGTACCTGAAGCTATGGCATATGTGTTAGAAGTTGTAGGACAAGATAAAGTGGCTGGTGTAATTGCTATTGGAGCTGTAATCGGTATTATGGCTGTAATTTTCGCTTACATTTATGCGACAACACGTGTATTCTTCGCAATGAGCCGTGACGGTTTATTACCAAAATCTTTTGCGAAAATTAACAAGAAGACTGAAGCGCCAACATTTTCAGTTTGGTTAACAGGAATTGGTAGTGCTTTAATTGCTGGATTTATCGATTTAAAAGAATTGTCGAATTTAGCGAATATTGGAGCGTTATTAACATTCGCCATGGTTGGTGTAACTGTTATCATTCTTCGTAAAACGCATCCGAAATTACAGCGTGGATTTATGGTACCACTTGTACCGATCTTACCGATTATTTCAATTGCATGTTGTCTATTCTTAATGGTAAATTTACCATTAACAACATGGATATACTTCGGTATTTGGTTAGCAATTGGAGTAGTTGTATACTTTGTTTATTCGAAAAAACATAGTCATTTAAAAGACGATGGAAGTTCGCAGGATAATTTAGATCAAGCTAATTAA